A genome region from Maridesulfovibrio salexigens DSM 2638 includes the following:
- a CDS encoding caspase family protein, translating to MFNFHISGKALTSTVRTVRQLLIYLFCFIYIVSLTSCLPPPKYQDPLAELNTMPSSTRMFGDMRLGLLFSGNVQISRDFLAKNRKAMDLGILTNTSALNDLDVDYVEKNLQRILSRSFGEVIKVDSLDQARSLDLDVVMLFDMQIDLGVTSGAQTSVDLKGSFLDWDRRVLTDIRGHGVGVVPFPANSFGYTEAAGRALKALNDELTTSRQLAAVLEEVSQPVMVVTNIPVPAPVAVKGERHALVMGNSAYKNAPLKNPVNDARDVGKALRRLGFNVIMVNNARLRDMEQAMDRFYASLQKGGVGLFYYAGHGMQVGGRNYLIPVDATLRSESDVRYECLDAGRILGKMEDAGNALNIVILDACRNNPFARSFRSAQRGLARMDAPTGSIVAYSTAPGSVAADGSGRNGVYTKYLLQYLMQPGLDISDVFFYTRKGVVQETSGEQVPWESSSLVDRFYFSDAPSGEK from the coding sequence ATGTTTAATTTCCACATCTCTGGGAAAGCTCTTACGTCCACGGTTCGGACAGTTCGCCAGTTACTCATATATCTTTTTTGTTTCATTTATATCGTATCGCTGACCTCTTGCCTGCCTCCTCCTAAATATCAGGACCCGCTTGCTGAGCTTAATACCATGCCTTCATCGACCCGTATGTTTGGAGATATGCGCCTTGGGTTGCTTTTTTCCGGAAATGTCCAGATATCACGGGATTTTCTCGCAAAGAATCGCAAGGCTATGGATCTTGGAATATTAACCAATACATCAGCTTTGAATGATCTGGATGTAGACTACGTGGAAAAGAACCTCCAAAGAATTCTGTCCCGGTCATTCGGGGAAGTGATTAAAGTCGATTCACTGGATCAGGCAAGGTCCTTGGATTTGGACGTGGTTATGCTTTTTGACATGCAGATAGATCTTGGAGTGACATCAGGTGCTCAAACATCTGTTGATCTCAAGGGTTCGTTTCTGGATTGGGATCGCCGTGTGCTTACTGATATTAGGGGGCATGGCGTGGGAGTGGTTCCTTTTCCGGCTAACTCGTTCGGGTACACAGAGGCTGCGGGAAGGGCACTCAAGGCTTTAAATGATGAGCTGACCACATCGCGTCAGCTGGCTGCTGTTCTTGAAGAGGTCAGTCAGCCGGTTATGGTGGTAACAAACATTCCAGTTCCTGCTCCGGTAGCTGTTAAGGGCGAGCGGCATGCACTGGTTATGGGTAACAGTGCGTATAAAAATGCTCCTTTGAAGAATCCGGTTAATGATGCCCGAGATGTGGGCAAGGCCCTGCGCCGATTGGGATTCAATGTGATTATGGTCAATAATGCTAGGTTGCGTGACATGGAGCAGGCTATGGACCGTTTTTACGCCAGTTTGCAGAAAGGAGGAGTTGGGCTGTTCTATTATGCGGGGCATGGTATGCAGGTCGGCGGCAGGAATTATCTCATTCCTGTTGATGCGACTCTCAGGTCGGAATCCGATGTTCGCTACGAATGTCTGGATGCAGGACGTATTCTCGGCAAGATGGAAGATGCGGGCAATGCATTGAATATCGTCATTCTAGATGCCTGCCGTAACAATCCATTTGCCCGTAGCTTTCGCTCGGCGCAGAGAGGATTGGCTCGCATGGATGCACCTACCGGATCAATCGTGGCTTATTCCACAGCACCCGGCTCCGTTGCCGCAGACGGAAGCGGTCGCAATGGGGTGTACACAAAGTATTTGCTTCAATACCTGATGCAACCGGGGCTCGATATCAGCGATGTTTTCTTTTACACCCGCAAAGGCGTGGTGCAGGAAACAAGTGGAGAACAGGTGCCGTGGGAGTCCTCCTCATTAGTTGATCGTTTTTATTTTTCAGATGCTCCGTCTGGGGAAAAGTAA
- a CDS encoding S8 family serine peptidase, translating to MESTPGSSLVLPNATSSSSVKSGDTSTASKESFSRRLFFSAPAVVEEYDYYVVQFSGPVQSAWKESLSGHGAVFYDYIPQYAFIIKLGTAKVSAVEGLNFVRWLGKYEADLKLSSDVYDITPGKLKEQGSLLDVKVVAFPGENVSSLEQEIRTAGGSVLSSSSSEWGVQLEVRISIQEVGGLKDIKGVKWIEKAPEHRTNNNIAVGIIEARSVQDKVWPVSGSKFFGDGQIVAVCDSGIDTGDVDTLHEDFSDGQGGSRVVSNNVFSGASIKDCSGHGTHVAGIIAGNGMKSGSSPVDNKFPSTCYAGIAPKAGLYVQSVGADDGSSRLPGIPSDLSKLFQPAFDAGARIHSNSWGTSGAGDYDSECVTVDQFMWSNKDFLILFAAGNAGYDKDQDGIVDVYCIDTPATAKNCLSVGASESYRTGSKEGFAARSWGEFRTYADPIGSDPTSDKPYGVAAFSSRGPTIDGRYKPEVIAPGTNLLSTRSSAQYGNGWGAFNDDYYWSGGTSMATPLVSGTAAILREYLIKEEGIAKPSAALLKTGLIHGAVSLAPGQYGSGAAQEVHDTPDDAQGWGRVNLEASVNSDARYKVEYHDVKDSPPSDNTYLQNFSFEVVNDGKPFKATLGWTDYPGSTAASGGLVNDLDLRVKQPDGSWVYPDNAVSLSPLTKYLYVTSVSGMYKGKAIGVRVTPPSYPCTLESVVLAFSNSESVAEEVSIVVYRYDGGVGDEIFRKSFAYIPSGEYALPVGLTIADGSVVVAVEKSGSSSGVYCQIGNPTTRGLVKVGGLWQQASITPGIGVTFRTKVAATSFDRLNNTVSVTIDKPQKGTYTAEVTAYNIPVGPQPYALVMSAMTGDTPTSGEIELNTDQPDAPTSTFLSKSRETPTVQNVNTVYGTAFENVYSDQSAFCVQTQAGRVVSIRYAATGLPEVKANELTLAKLFNNGTNTQFKYANFEDYTDGNWWLTDVSGKYVDPVRALNATAPYYIVSVVKDGGPYDENPDPGVIDDPQILGMNRAGGSGTGCTVGVNDEYSPLLLILIACISFALRLRRKNE from the coding sequence TTGGAAAGCACTCCGGGTTCCTCTCTTGTTCTGCCAAATGCGACTTCATCCTCTTCCGTAAAATCCGGTGATACCAGCACTGCATCAAAAGAAAGCTTTTCAAGGCGTTTATTTTTTTCCGCTCCCGCTGTGGTTGAAGAATATGATTACTATGTCGTGCAGTTCTCGGGGCCCGTGCAATCTGCGTGGAAAGAATCTCTTTCCGGTCATGGGGCCGTCTTTTACGACTATATTCCGCAATATGCATTTATCATTAAACTTGGAACTGCAAAGGTTTCTGCCGTTGAAGGGCTTAACTTTGTCCGTTGGCTCGGCAAGTATGAGGCCGATTTGAAGCTGTCGAGCGATGTCTACGACATCACTCCCGGTAAACTAAAAGAGCAGGGCAGCCTGCTGGACGTTAAAGTGGTTGCTTTCCCCGGCGAAAATGTGAGTTCACTGGAGCAGGAAATCCGTACGGCAGGAGGCTCTGTCCTTTCAAGTTCGTCATCTGAATGGGGTGTTCAGCTTGAAGTCAGGATCTCAATTCAGGAAGTCGGCGGACTTAAAGACATCAAGGGTGTTAAATGGATTGAGAAAGCGCCAGAGCATCGCACTAACAATAATATTGCAGTGGGCATAATTGAAGCCCGTTCAGTGCAGGATAAAGTATGGCCTGTTTCTGGTAGCAAGTTTTTTGGTGATGGGCAGATTGTCGCTGTTTGTGACAGTGGAATCGATACCGGAGATGTTGATACTCTTCATGAAGATTTCAGCGACGGTCAGGGGGGAAGCAGAGTTGTCAGCAATAACGTGTTTTCCGGGGCAAGTATCAAGGACTGCAGCGGTCATGGTACTCATGTTGCGGGGATTATAGCTGGAAATGGAATGAAGTCGGGTTCTTCTCCTGTTGATAATAAATTCCCCTCCACCTGTTATGCCGGGATAGCGCCTAAGGCTGGGCTTTATGTCCAAAGCGTGGGTGCTGATGACGGTAGTTCCCGTTTACCGGGCATACCATCGGATTTGTCAAAACTTTTTCAGCCTGCTTTTGATGCCGGAGCTCGTATCCATAGCAATAGCTGGGGAACCTCCGGAGCAGGGGATTATGATAGTGAATGTGTCACTGTCGATCAGTTTATGTGGAGTAATAAAGATTTTTTGATTCTTTTTGCTGCGGGTAATGCCGGATATGACAAAGACCAAGACGGTATAGTTGATGTTTACTGCATTGATACTCCGGCTACAGCAAAGAACTGCCTTTCGGTAGGGGCTTCAGAGTCGTACCGCACCGGCAGCAAAGAGGGCTTTGCTGCCAGAAGCTGGGGGGAATTCAGAACTTATGCCGATCCTATCGGTTCTGATCCTACTTCTGACAAGCCATACGGTGTTGCCGCTTTTTCCAGTCGAGGTCCCACCATTGACGGCCGCTACAAGCCGGAGGTTATTGCGCCGGGCACAAATCTCCTTTCCACCCGTTCTTCAGCGCAGTATGGTAACGGGTGGGGGGCTTTTAATGATGACTATTATTGGTCCGGCGGGACCAGTATGGCTACCCCTCTGGTTTCGGGTACAGCGGCAATTTTGCGTGAGTATCTGATTAAGGAGGAGGGGATAGCCAAGCCAAGTGCCGCTCTGCTTAAGACAGGCCTTATTCACGGGGCGGTTTCGCTTGCTCCGGGGCAGTATGGATCAGGGGCAGCACAGGAAGTTCATGACACTCCTGATGATGCTCAAGGCTGGGGACGGGTTAATCTTGAAGCTTCTGTCAACTCTGATGCCCGATACAAGGTTGAGTATCATGACGTAAAGGATTCTCCTCCCTCAGATAATACCTATTTGCAAAATTTCTCTTTTGAAGTTGTAAATGACGGAAAGCCTTTTAAAGCGACACTTGGGTGGACGGATTATCCGGGATCGACAGCTGCTTCCGGAGGTTTGGTTAACGATCTTGACTTAAGGGTCAAGCAGCCTGACGGATCATGGGTATATCCTGATAATGCGGTCAGTCTCAGCCCTTTGACTAAGTACCTGTATGTAACCAGTGTTAGCGGTATGTATAAAGGCAAGGCAATAGGTGTCCGGGTCACACCCCCGTCTTACCCCTGTACTCTCGAATCTGTGGTTCTTGCCTTTTCAAATAGTGAAAGTGTGGCCGAAGAGGTTTCCATTGTCGTTTATCGTTATGACGGTGGTGTCGGAGATGAAATATTCAGGAAGTCGTTCGCATATATTCCGTCAGGAGAATATGCCTTACCGGTTGGACTTACCATTGCTGATGGTAGCGTGGTGGTAGCTGTAGAAAAGAGCGGAAGTTCATCCGGAGTTTATTGTCAGATTGGAAATCCGACAACACGCGGTTTGGTTAAGGTCGGCGGTCTTTGGCAGCAGGCATCTATCACGCCTGGTATTGGAGTTACTTTCAGGACAAAAGTTGCAGCAACAAGTTTTGATCGTTTGAATAATACTGTTTCTGTTACTATCGATAAACCGCAGAAGGGTACATATACTGCGGAAGTTACGGCCTATAATATTCCTGTAGGGCCACAGCCTTATGCATTGGTGATGAGCGCAATGACCGGCGACACTCCGACATCAGGAGAGATTGAACTTAATACCGATCAGCCTGACGCTCCCACATCTACATTTTTGAGTAAGAGCCGTGAAACACCAACAGTTCAAAATGTAAATACCGTATATGGAACAGCTTTTGAAAATGTTTACAGTGATCAATCTGCATTTTGTGTCCAGACTCAAGCAGGCAGGGTGGTCAGTATTCGGTATGCTGCAACCGGACTACCTGAAGTTAAAGCAAATGAATTAACTCTCGCAAAGCTTTTTAATAACGGCACTAATACACAGTTCAAATATGCCAATTTTGAGGATTATACAGATGGAAATTGGTGGCTTACAGACGTGTCCGGGAAATATGTTGATCCTGTCCGGGCGTTAAATGCCACGGCGCCATATTATATCGTCTCAGTGGTAAAGGACGGCGGCCCTTATGATGAAAACCCGGACCCCGGCGTGATAGACGATCCTCAGATCCTTGGTATGAACAGGGCAGGGGGCAGCGGAACGGGATGCACCGTTGGGGTGAATGATGAATATAGTCCGCTTTTATTGATATTGATCGCATGTATATCCTTTGCCTTACGCCTGCGCCGGAAAAACGAGTAA
- the uxx1 gene encoding UXX-star selenoprotein family 1 yields MSKMIIYGKPTCPHTRRALEAYPDAEFVDVLMSAEDLNKMLELSGGKRRIPVIVEDGNVTIGYNRGS; encoded by the coding sequence ATGTCTAAAATGATTATTTACGGTAAACCCACATGCCCGCATACCAGAAGAGCGTTGGAAGCGTATCCTGATGCTGAATTTGTGGATGTGCTCATGTCTGCGGAAGATCTTAACAAGATGCTGGAGCTTTCCGGCGGTAAAAGAAGGATTCCGGTGATTGTAGAGGATGGTAATGTAACCATCGGGTACAATCGCGGATCATGA
- a CDS encoding adenylate/guanylate cyclase domain-containing protein: protein MQKRNRPTIFIVDRIKPEMDVFAEILRDDYALLMAMSGAHLFEIAAKEQPDLILLDADLPEVDCRELGRRLKLSEPTRNIPLILISGETRPEEEYSYFESGVFDFIYRPLSPPMVLRRVASALIQKEQGDRLAELSDKLGRYLSPQVYESIFEGTQDTLIGAKRKKLTIFFSDIVGFTSTTERMEPEDMTALLNNYLDRMASIALKHGGTIDKYIGDAVLIFFGDPVSQGYKEDAVACLNMAIEMRDAIKEMQQEWFELGISSPFKIRMGINTGFCTVGNFGSKQLMDYTIIGGQVNVAARLEQNAPPDQILISHETWALVKEDFRCLGREAISVKGIQHSIRTYQVIGKADAIEQDLEGSLGEMVWPAQTIAIDSKVSDALLKLRDSGEWSCLIVLDGLSPVGMITKGRMDEIVRKETDKALFLDRPVSVVMDKELLVLPAESGLEEVARNALSREGSYTFDPIAVTNRGEFSGLVSVRCLMQRMLSSTP, encoded by the coding sequence GTGCAGAAAAGGAACCGTCCGACAATATTTATTGTAGATAGAATTAAGCCCGAAATGGATGTTTTCGCGGAAATTCTTCGTGATGACTATGCTTTGCTGATGGCTATGAGTGGAGCTCATCTGTTTGAAATAGCTGCTAAAGAACAGCCGGATTTAATCCTTTTAGACGCTGATTTACCTGAAGTGGATTGCCGTGAGCTGGGTAGAAGACTCAAGCTTAGCGAGCCGACTCGCAATATTCCTCTTATTTTGATTTCAGGCGAAACGCGTCCTGAGGAAGAATACAGTTATTTTGAGTCCGGTGTTTTTGATTTTATATACCGCCCATTGAGTCCGCCAATGGTTTTGCGGCGTGTTGCTTCCGCATTGATCCAGAAAGAACAGGGAGACAGGCTGGCCGAGTTATCTGATAAACTGGGAAGGTATCTTTCCCCGCAGGTTTACGAATCTATCTTTGAAGGCACTCAGGATACTCTCATCGGTGCCAAGCGCAAAAAGCTGACTATCTTTTTCTCTGATATCGTAGGTTTTACTTCCACCACAGAGCGCATGGAACCAGAGGATATGACCGCTCTGCTGAATAACTACCTTGACCGTATGGCATCCATCGCATTGAAGCATGGTGGGACTATCGATAAATATATCGGCGACGCGGTGCTGATATTTTTCGGCGATCCTGTGTCACAAGGATACAAAGAGGATGCTGTAGCATGTTTGAATATGGCCATTGAGATGCGCGATGCCATCAAGGAAATGCAGCAGGAGTGGTTTGAGCTTGGTATTTCCAGTCCGTTCAAAATCCGAATGGGAATTAATACGGGGTTTTGTACAGTGGGTAACTTCGGTTCCAAGCAGCTTATGGATTATACCATTATCGGAGGTCAGGTTAACGTGGCTGCCCGCTTGGAGCAGAATGCGCCGCCGGATCAGATTTTGATTTCTCATGAAACATGGGCGTTGGTGAAAGAAGATTTTCGTTGTCTGGGACGAGAGGCTATTTCTGTAAAAGGTATTCAGCATTCCATCCGCACCTATCAGGTTATAGGCAAGGCCGATGCCATAGAGCAGGATTTGGAAGGTTCGCTGGGAGAAATGGTTTGGCCCGCGCAGACTATTGCAATTGATAGTAAGGTTTCCGATGCTCTTTTAAAATTGCGTGATAGCGGAGAATGGTCCTGTCTGATTGTTCTTGACGGCCTTTCTCCGGTGGGCATGATCACTAAAGGGCGTATGGATGAAATCGTGCGCAAGGAAACAGATAAGGCTCTTTTTCTGGACCGTCCGGTGTCCGTGGTTATGGATAAGGAATTATTGGTTCTTCCTGCCGAGTCAGGTTTGGAAGAAGTCGCCCGCAATGCCCTTTCCCGTGAAGGCAGTTATACATTTGATCCAATTGCCGTGACTAACAGGGGGGAATTTTCCGGATTGGTTTCAGTTCGCTGTTTAATGCAGAGAATGCTTAGCTCTACTCCTTAA
- a CDS encoding flavodoxin family protein produces MYVLVINGSPRKGGNTESMLQKVLEPLESAGWETELYQLGGKKIRGCMACMKCWENKDSKCVVDNDKLNEVYEKMIRADAIVIGSPTYFADVSAEIKALIDRAGMVALANDRQFEGKIGGAAVAVRRGGATHVFDSINHLYQINGMVMPGSTYWNMGYGLNKGEVLNDDEGIANMVHLGRTIDWLGKAIKPHLGSFPKAGSEYGEG; encoded by the coding sequence ATGTACGTACTTGTAATTAATGGTAGTCCCCGCAAGGGTGGTAATACTGAAAGCATGCTGCAAAAAGTTCTGGAGCCACTTGAAAGTGCAGGATGGGAAACTGAGTTGTATCAACTTGGTGGCAAAAAGATACGGGGTTGCATGGCCTGTATGAAATGCTGGGAAAATAAGGACAGCAAGTGCGTTGTTGATAACGACAAGCTTAATGAAGTCTATGAGAAAATGATCCGTGCTGATGCTATTGTTATTGGCTCCCCCACATATTTTGCTGACGTGTCGGCCGAAATCAAGGCTCTGATTGACCGTGCAGGTATGGTTGCCCTTGCCAACGACCGTCAGTTTGAAGGAAAAATCGGCGGGGCAGCAGTTGCCGTACGCCGTGGTGGAGCGACTCATGTCTTTGACAGTATCAACCACCTCTACCAGATCAACGGTATGGTCATGCCGGGTTCCACTTATTGGAACATGGGGTACGGGTTGAACAAGGGTGAGGTTCTTAACGATGATGAAGGCATTGCAAACATGGTTCATCTCGGACGCACCATTGACTGGTTGGGTAAAGCTATTAAACCGCATCTGGGCTCTTTCCCTAAGGCGGGGAGTGAGTACGGAGAGGGTTAG
- a CDS encoding glycosyltransferase, giving the protein MDTFWNRLPRELAEKFLAGGVGRTHLTSIGYKCIELSKNDPANSELFIKLAFETLISAWCHDPLNLQSAQLQQNLMGQEGPNSPMGKMLSRIVEESRKDDLGAQEKRLRNLISRERYEQAAEVLSQLLDEFPASLALLKLSKELYEATDEKPFLNASLHLLKNIDFSSMEPLHDFLSANLDFAQGKYTQAAVNYENAYNTGSFPEALPRLGECLLRMGNRADAIRLYKQDTEARPWRINTLLRTADLISETDLLSCPPPGKVAILIYSYNKAEELDATLAAVFAAKYENTFLAVLDNGSDDGTAAVIDKWEAESEARDDLPMIRFDLHVNIGAPAARNWLLFHPQIAKADFAAFVDDDALPPQDWLLKLGAAIKNYPDAGVWGCKVVDAPNPRKLQSVDLHIKLDQGAGSPQLRTTDIQLQTMDYGQFDYMRPCGSVTGCCHIIRMDDLATSGGFDIRFSPSQFDDLDRDLRLCLQKKAPVYQGHLRVRHLKRTGVAGATSKKAAAIQIGNQSRLDMKYSSVEASNISEADFNATLADVLRKEKIVRN; this is encoded by the coding sequence ATGGACACATTCTGGAACAGGCTCCCACGAGAACTTGCAGAGAAATTTCTGGCCGGGGGCGTTGGACGCACTCATTTAACATCCATCGGCTACAAATGCATAGAACTCAGTAAAAACGATCCCGCCAACAGCGAATTATTCATCAAGCTGGCCTTTGAAACCCTGATTTCTGCATGGTGCCATGATCCCTTGAATCTACAAAGCGCGCAGCTCCAGCAAAACCTTATGGGGCAGGAAGGACCGAACTCCCCAATGGGCAAAATGCTGTCCCGCATTGTGGAAGAATCCCGCAAAGACGATTTAGGTGCACAAGAGAAACGTTTGCGCAACCTGATCAGCCGTGAGCGATATGAGCAGGCGGCAGAAGTGTTGAGCCAATTGCTCGATGAATTTCCCGCTTCACTTGCCCTGCTGAAACTTTCTAAAGAACTCTATGAAGCTACTGACGAAAAGCCGTTCCTCAATGCCTCCTTGCACTTGTTAAAAAATATAGATTTCAGCTCAATGGAACCGCTGCACGATTTTCTTTCCGCTAATCTGGATTTCGCACAGGGGAAATACACGCAGGCTGCTGTTAATTACGAAAATGCCTACAACACCGGGTCATTCCCTGAAGCCCTGCCCCGTCTGGGAGAATGCCTGCTGCGCATGGGTAACCGTGCTGATGCCATCAGACTTTATAAGCAGGACACAGAAGCACGCCCGTGGCGGATTAATACCCTGCTGCGCACTGCGGATCTGATCAGTGAAACCGATCTCTTAAGCTGTCCCCCTCCGGGCAAAGTCGCGATTCTGATATACAGTTACAACAAGGCCGAAGAACTGGACGCCACCCTTGCAGCCGTATTCGCGGCAAAATATGAAAATACTTTTCTAGCCGTGCTGGATAACGGCAGTGATGACGGAACCGCAGCAGTCATAGACAAATGGGAAGCTGAATCCGAGGCAAGGGATGATCTGCCCATGATCCGCTTTGACTTACATGTGAACATAGGTGCACCAGCTGCCCGCAACTGGCTGCTCTTTCATCCCCAAATTGCAAAGGCGGACTTTGCTGCTTTTGTTGACGATGACGCCCTGCCACCGCAGGACTGGTTACTCAAGCTTGGGGCTGCAATAAAGAATTATCCCGATGCGGGAGTCTGGGGCTGCAAAGTTGTGGATGCTCCCAATCCGCGCAAGCTTCAAAGCGTAGACCTGCACATTAAACTTGATCAAGGAGCAGGCAGTCCGCAACTGCGTACAACCGACATTCAGCTCCAAACCATGGATTATGGTCAGTTTGATTATATGCGGCCCTGCGGTTCAGTCACCGGATGCTGCCACATCATACGGATGGATGATCTTGCAACGTCAGGCGGATTCGACATCCGTTTCTCCCCCTCACAATTCGATGATCTCGACCGGGACTTACGACTCTGCCTGCAAAAGAAGGCTCCCGTATACCAAGGTCACCTGCGAGTCAGACATTTGAAAAGGACCGGGGTTGCCGGAGCAACCAGCAAAAAAGCTGCTGCCATCCAGATCGGAAATCAATCCCGGCTGGACATGAAATATTCATCAGTTGAAGCCAGCAACATAAGTGAAGCAGACTTCAATGCGACCCTTGCAGATGTTCTGAGAAAAGAAAAGATAGTGCGAAATTAA
- a CDS encoding glycosyltransferase family 2 protein codes for MADRRLALVILHYGDPALTTRVKEQLEQSDPKWAEHLYVLDNHAPEPFSGAWRRLDENLYWAGALDYCLKEFQSRGYTHLWFLNNDIWFGSKPPHILKAWKRLEQLDAKIGPVGVYSPATHRSPYHPQMIEKPGMQYSIVPYIDGISPLFNFECLNKIGGLDYEGNIYGYGVDVWNSMALHRAGFPVVVDHQVTIRHIYHSTAKKVEGFLATAAEAQHNYMAVRLGDNYEEVLKRELASCRDFRSF; via the coding sequence GTGGCAGACAGACGGTTGGCGCTTGTTATCCTGCATTATGGTGATCCGGCCCTTACTACAAGGGTTAAAGAGCAGCTTGAGCAGTCCGATCCCAAGTGGGCGGAACATCTTTACGTGCTTGATAACCATGCACCCGAACCTTTTTCCGGAGCATGGCGCAGGCTGGACGAAAATTTATATTGGGCGGGTGCACTGGATTATTGCCTCAAAGAATTTCAAAGCAGGGGCTACACCCATCTCTGGTTTTTGAATAATGATATCTGGTTCGGCTCAAAGCCTCCGCACATCCTTAAGGCATGGAAGCGTCTGGAACAGCTGGATGCTAAGATAGGACCTGTGGGAGTGTATTCTCCAGCCACCCATCGCAGCCCGTACCATCCGCAAATGATAGAAAAACCGGGGATGCAATATTCCATTGTTCCGTACATTGATGGAATTTCGCCGCTGTTCAACTTTGAATGCCTGAATAAAATCGGCGGGCTTGATTACGAAGGTAATATCTATGGCTACGGGGTGGATGTCTGGAATTCTATGGCTCTCCACCGAGCGGGTTTTCCGGTAGTGGTCGATCATCAGGTTACAATACGCCATATTTACCATAGCACTGCCAAGAAAGTGGAAGGCTTCTTAGCTACAGCTGCCGAGGCCCAGCACAATTATATGGCAGTCCGGCTTGGGGATAACTATGAAGAGGTGCTTAAGCGGGAACTTGCTTCCTGTCGTGATTTTCGGTCTTTTTAA
- a CDS encoding methylglyoxal synthase: protein MSKVKNIAVVAHDNCKKELLDFVDCNHNILSRHNLVATGTTGGLVEKMIMERVEQKADEGYEFKPVNRMKSGPLGGDQQLGAMISEGKIDVLIFFWDPMQPQPHDVDVKALLRLAVLYNIPTASNRSTAEFLISSPFFEGEFQRKETDFSSYTQRKL from the coding sequence ATGAGTAAGGTAAAGAATATAGCTGTGGTTGCCCATGACAACTGCAAGAAAGAGCTGCTTGATTTTGTTGACTGTAACCATAATATCCTTTCCCGGCACAACCTTGTTGCCACCGGCACCACCGGGGGATTGGTCGAGAAAATGATCATGGAAAGGGTGGAGCAGAAGGCAGACGAAGGTTATGAATTTAAGCCTGTTAACAGGATGAAATCCGGTCCTCTGGGCGGAGACCAGCAGCTTGGTGCTATGATTTCCGAAGGTAAGATTGATGTGCTGATCTTTTTCTGGGATCCTATGCAGCCGCAGCCACACGATGTTGATGTTAAGGCGCTTCTGCGTCTGGCTGTTCTTTACAATATTCCCACCGCCAGTAACCGATCCACTGCGGAATTTTTGATCTCATCTCCTTTTTTTGAAGGGGAGTTCCAGCGTAAGGAAACTGATTTCAGCTCTTACACCCAACGAAAATTGTAA
- the prxU gene encoding thioredoxin-dependent peroxiredoxin (Most members of this family contain a selenocysteine.), whose amino-acid sequence MSKVQAGCSKPVGNNAEEVQPEVENVTSETTKGAGKMIKAGQKAPDFSAMAYQDGGFKEVKLSDYAGKWVVLCFYPGDFTFVUATEISAVAEKHAEFAALGVQVLSMSTDSVFVHKIWEYDELSKMITAGKVPFPMLSDGGGKVGEMYGVYDENSGVDIRGRFLIDPDGVIVGYEVLTPPVGRNVSETLRQIQAYQHVRATGAAEVCPSGWKPGKTVLSPGPELVGKVWEAWKVSMAFED is encoded by the coding sequence ATGAGTAAAGTTCAAGCGGGTTGCTCGAAACCTGTCGGCAATAATGCCGAAGAAGTGCAGCCTGAAGTTGAAAATGTCACCTCCGAAACAACCAAAGGAGCAGGAAAAATGATTAAAGCTGGACAAAAAGCCCCTGATTTTTCTGCAATGGCCTATCAGGATGGCGGGTTCAAAGAAGTCAAACTCTCTGACTACGCAGGAAAGTGGGTAGTGCTTTGCTTCTATCCCGGTGATTTTACCTTTGTCTGAGCAACTGAGATTTCGGCGGTCGCCGAAAAACATGCTGAGTTTGCAGCTCTCGGAGTTCAGGTTCTTTCCATGAGCACAGACAGCGTTTTTGTTCATAAGATTTGGGAATATGATGAACTTTCCAAAATGATCACAGCTGGCAAGGTTCCTTTTCCCATGCTTTCAGACGGTGGCGGTAAGGTCGGTGAAATGTACGGCGTTTACGATGAAAATTCCGGTGTTGATATTCGTGGACGTTTCCTTATTGATCCTGACGGCGTTATTGTCGGGTATGAAGTCCTGACTCCGCCTGTCGGACGTAATGTGTCTGAAACTCTGCGCCAGATTCAGGCTTATCAGCATGTAAGGGCAACTGGAGCAGCCGAGGTTTGCCCCTCAGGTTGGAAACCGGGAAAAACAGTTCTTAGCCCCGGTCCGGAACTCGTAGGTAAGGTTTGGGAGGCTTGGAAAGTCTCAATGGCCTTTGAAGATTAA